Sequence from the Mixophyes fleayi isolate aMixFle1 chromosome 4, aMixFle1.hap1, whole genome shotgun sequence genome:
ACCTTTGTAGAGAGCATCTCAACACATTTTGAGAAAAGAGCAATAGTGTGAATTGTTCACACAATCCACACAAGTTTAATTATGGATGGTGGGCTATCCAAGGTGGTGAGAAGTTATCACCATTCCGCTAAAGCctaacctactacatagactgcACTGTCCTCCTTTGTGACATCATTTTCACTATAAAGGGGACCAAAGATGGTAAATTACTCTGGTTAGAAGGGGAGGTGTAACAATAGGGGTTGGCTACGGTGCCCAGAGGTGAGGGTGGACCAGTAATACCAGGCCGCCCCTCCCTTTGAGAACAGAGCGGTAACATCTTCTGAGCTACGCATACGCATGATCAGAAGAGGCCCCCTTGGCCTGGAAGGAGGGAACGGCATCACTGGGCTGCTACCCAAATTTTGTTATAGGGCCCGTCTATGCACTGTTTCACCCCTGGTCAGGAGGGCTGAATATGGCTCATGCAGCTGCTGCCCCCCCCTGCCCCGGTTTGCCTGTTGCCACAATTACTTTGGATCTTCTTCTCTGCAACAATATGAATTTATTTTGATCCAGATTGGTCTTGCATAATATTTTTACACCACATAAACTCCATATTTTTATACTTCATAAAATGTATGAACAATATTTTTATCTAGTGTCTAACTATCTTCTTTTATTTTCCCATAGATTTCCCCAGAGCCCTCAGTCTCCCAGAAAAGGAGTTGAGGGAAGCACAATCGCTCAGTGATAACAATGATTCCCAGCTGAGCCCTTCAGGGAGGTGTTCTCGGGGAGTCCAGCTCTTCCATCGCCGCCGTCAAAAACTGAAAGCTTTTGAGGAACAGAAGCTTAGAAGACTATCTGAAATTCAGGATACAAAAGAGGCACAGAATAAGCAGGTCCAACATGCTGTGACACTTTCTAACTCTAAGGATTCAGCATTTCAGTTTGGCCGTGGCCATCATTCACGTTTCCACAGTATGGAGGAGACCTCACCTGACCCTGGAAATGCTGGTGAAACAGATGATTTGTGGGTAGATGATGTCAAAGGAACTGATTTCCCGACCATAGATAAAAGAGCTCCTTCACCAAGTGCTTCAGAAGAAGATAATCCAGGACCTTTAAGTGCATATCTGAAGGAAACTTTGATGGTATCAAATTCAAACACTAATGGTTTGGTTATTCAAACTAGCCAAAAGACAGAACCACCTGTCAAGAAAGAACAAAATGGCACGCAAAGCACACAATACTGTGAAGTACATCTTACTCTAGCGAAACCGATATCGGTGTCTAACAGAACAGCTAGACCCTTTGGAGGTCAGTCATCTGCTAGGAGAAATGTTTCTTCTTcttccgaaaaaagtcctgtcaTTGAGCCAGCTCCCCCACCTACGTATGCGGAGACATTGTCAAGCCCTCCACCAGTTACACGCATTCGGTCTCCACCTACGTATTCTGCGCTATATCCCACAGAGGCAACACAATTTAAACCCGTACACCAGGTGATCAACCACGGAGACGCAAGACTTACACCACAGCCAAAGACTGGTGTCTTAGACGCCATCGGAGCACATCGGGGACCTAAGAAATCAATGTTCACATTTATTGAAAAGCCAAAGATGGCACCTAATCCTGAACTCTTGTCAATGGTGCAAAATGCAGATGTGAAGAAAAAGCAAACGGAACATGGAGATATATCAACTGAAGATGAGTCATTTGCCCTTGGAGCAGAGGCTTCGAATTTCCAAAATAATAAGTCACCCAAAGCAGCAAACAGTGCCGATCAAGCTGACAAAATTCTTGATTGGTCATCTAGCCTGAAGTCCCCTGGTGTCACAGCAAAGCCACCTTCTATGCCAGCGCAAACTCTGTCAGAGGACAAAGGGAAAGGTGCACAACTGTTTGCAAGGAGGCAATCCAGAATGGAACGTTTTGTGCTTGAGTCCCCTACACCCTCTGACTCTTTCCGATCTCCTTCTCCTACAATGTCTCTGCCGCCAACTTGGAAGTATGGTTCGAATGTTAAAACACCTCCCTCTCCATTCAGTCACCAGCTCCAC
This genomic interval carries:
- the SYNPO gene encoding synaptopodin isoform X2; this encodes MTETLPEVREVLCADATDFPRALSLPEKELREAQSLSDNNDSQLSPSGRCSRGVQLFHRRRQKLKAFEEQKLRRLSEIQDTKEAQNKQVQHAVTLSNSKDSAFQFGRGHHSRFHSMEETSPDPGNAGETDDLWVDDVKGTDFPTIDKRAPSPSASEEDNPGPLSAYLKETLMVSNSNTNGLVIQTSQKTEPPVKKEQNGTQSTQYCEVHLTLAKPISVSNRTARPFGGQSSARRNVSSSSEKSPVIEPAPPPTYAETLSSPPPVTRIRSPPTYSALYPTEATQFKPVHQVINHGDARLTPQPKTGVLDAIGAHRGPKKSMFTFIEKPKMAPNPELLSMVQNADVKKKQTEHGDISTEDESFALGAEASNFQNNKSPKAANSADQADKILDWSSSLKSPGVTAKPPSMPAQTLSEDKGKGAQLFARRQSRMERFVLESPTPSDSFRSPSPTMSLPPTWKYGSNVKTPPSPFSHQLHKNQRPPKPSYTAPVTNTASENMQSQKELELSKRQPYQLQSSLFILSPAKDPLSSLPKAAPPPKPMVLESHRFTRQSSCPTSPLVPSPTIYSPSYFQSIRSPSMSPSPAATTPATYGRRTPTSQVSPMSPVPFSNTMVSSPRNKTVIQAPRPTFSARNSGLESQKFREFVPGNSSNRPSLHRGSSEGWGSSSVSLSGYDEGSVILSPPPTRSMSPAWSERSQSPSPLRIENDQKGGNNLKALIARNIINAAKRKSSSPWGGTGLQSPTLINTPWSPTMRNGSSLPATPRGRRSPTGSDISLESEDSGAKSPGFRSYPFSPRGWYGGIRQKRDSLPSPFTYTP